One genomic segment of Halomarina pelagica includes these proteins:
- a CDS encoding cyclase family protein, translated as MTRNDSTSDSDGELPISRRGFVRAWGVAGALAAAGAGVPAAAAETPELNRIWTGVLSNLPDNWGRWGDDDQVGALNYLGEEEAFAGLRAAMRGGPNLEVFPLQLPYTGKTIGEGHPVGDPVFPTRQPARRDNVVDARHYREGGAEPLPGGMKFADDAFVTRLFLQGSTQYDALSHVWYDRVVDEDGTREPLLYNGFPAETTATRTDYAEGIPGLRPANPLREPFSTDLRLEQISETWGSSAVDIANAADVGSVGRGVLLDVGRHKKDEPPYRLDPAECVTLDDLTATAEAQGVELRKRDILLVRTGSVERARDPDAEHVWGTGGPEDLNEPGLCFSQDLVEFFADMEIPVVGADNLAVEKLTTQTIDVREDLHEDVRSEVDFGGRERLDVVNPLHPALITNLGMIVCEILYLQDLAAACAADGVYDFLYVAAPLNIEGGAGAPVNPVVVKASRPEAANGRFGDGDGERGGAAGD; from the coding sequence ATGACCCGAAACGACTCGACATCAGACTCCGACGGAGAACTGCCGATCAGTCGACGCGGATTCGTTCGTGCGTGGGGCGTCGCCGGCGCGCTGGCGGCGGCCGGCGCGGGCGTCCCGGCGGCGGCCGCCGAGACCCCGGAACTGAACCGCATCTGGACGGGCGTGCTCTCGAACCTGCCCGACAACTGGGGGAGGTGGGGCGACGACGACCAGGTCGGCGCGCTCAACTACCTCGGCGAGGAGGAGGCGTTCGCGGGGCTACGGGCGGCGATGCGCGGCGGGCCGAACCTGGAGGTGTTCCCGCTCCAGTTGCCGTACACGGGGAAGACGATCGGCGAGGGACACCCTGTGGGTGACCCGGTGTTTCCGACGCGACAGCCGGCGCGTCGGGACAACGTCGTCGACGCCCGTCACTATCGAGAGGGAGGTGCCGAACCGCTCCCCGGCGGCATGAAGTTCGCCGACGACGCGTTCGTCACTCGGCTGTTCCTGCAGGGGTCGACCCAGTACGACGCGCTGTCGCACGTCTGGTACGACCGCGTCGTCGACGAGGACGGCACCCGAGAGCCGTTGCTCTACAACGGCTTTCCGGCCGAGACGACGGCGACGCGGACGGACTACGCCGAGGGGATACCGGGGCTCAGACCCGCGAACCCGCTCCGGGAACCGTTCTCGACGGACCTCCGGCTCGAACAGATCTCCGAGACGTGGGGCTCGAGCGCGGTCGACATCGCGAACGCCGCCGACGTGGGCAGCGTCGGTCGCGGCGTCCTCCTCGACGTCGGTCGCCACAAGAAGGACGAACCGCCGTACCGCCTCGACCCCGCGGAGTGCGTCACGCTCGACGACCTGACGGCGACCGCCGAGGCCCAGGGCGTGGAGCTTCGGAAGCGCGACATCCTCCTCGTCCGAACGGGGTCGGTCGAGCGCGCCCGCGACCCCGACGCCGAGCACGTCTGGGGGACGGGCGGGCCCGAGGACCTGAACGAACCCGGCCTCTGCTTCAGCCAGGACCTCGTCGAGTTCTTCGCCGACATGGAGATCCCCGTCGTCGGCGCGGACAACCTCGCCGTCGAAAAGCTGACCACACAGACGATAGACGTCCGGGAGGACCTCCACGAGGACGTCCGGAGCGAGGTCGACTTCGGCGGTCGGGAGCGGCTCGACGTCGTCAACCCGCTCCACCCGGCGCTCATCACCAACCTCGGGATGATCGTCTGCGAGATCCTCTACCTGCAGGACCTCGCGGCGGCCTGCGCCGCGGACGGCGTCTACGACTTCCTCTACGTGGCGGCCCCGCTCAACATCGAGGGCGGCGCGGGCGCGCCGGTGAACCCGGTCGTCGTCAAAGCGTCGAGGCCCGAGGCGGCGAACGGACGGTTCGGGGACGGAGACGGGGAGCGAGGGGGCGCGGCGGGCGACTGA
- a CDS encoding mandelate racemase/muconate lactonizing enzyme family protein yields MRLANVTAHTLSSPIDPPQDRRYAGGVRRLLKRDFVLVVVETADGDVGVAPGGASSSAMREYFEGASQGDFASVLEEVVAPHVTDDPIDDPSEIHERIAAAGLPEMLESQAISVIDVAYHDLLGKRRGAPVYDLLADGEVTTRLPLYASAGMYMPPEGYAEQAAAIRDRGFGGYKYRPGLGYDDDLRTIRLVREAVGDGVEIMVDAHTWWKMGDASYSFDELVGLVTEMEAYDPYWLEEPVPPADYDAYRELAAEVDVTLAGGESEESPEGLIELAETGAVGFLQGDVRHHRGFTGCWEVVEHCRGTDVTFLPHNFGTHLGLVANAHLAAATPLDGYLEYPVFGDDAAGMYPFPLAEDVLVDDLAVDDGYLELPDGPGLGVEVDFDVIEEYPHVEGPWTEFLDADR; encoded by the coding sequence ATGAGACTCGCGAACGTCACCGCACACACCCTCTCGTCGCCCATCGACCCCCCGCAGGACCGCCGCTACGCCGGCGGCGTTCGTCGCCTCCTCAAGCGCGACTTCGTCCTCGTCGTCGTCGAGACGGCGGACGGCGACGTCGGCGTCGCCCCCGGCGGTGCCTCCAGTTCCGCGATGCGGGAGTACTTCGAGGGGGCCTCCCAGGGCGACTTCGCGAGCGTTCTCGAGGAGGTCGTCGCGCCGCACGTGACCGACGACCCGATCGACGACCCCTCGGAGATACACGAACGTATCGCGGCCGCGGGCCTCCCCGAGATGCTCGAATCGCAGGCGATCTCCGTGATCGACGTCGCGTACCACGACCTCCTCGGCAAGCGTCGGGGCGCGCCGGTCTACGACCTGCTGGCCGACGGCGAGGTGACGACCCGGTTGCCGCTCTACGCCAGCGCCGGGATGTACATGCCGCCCGAGGGCTACGCGGAGCAGGCCGCGGCGATACGGGACCGGGGGTTCGGGGGGTACAAGTACCGCCCCGGACTGGGGTACGACGACGACCTTCGGACCATCCGGCTCGTCCGCGAGGCCGTCGGCGACGGGGTGGAGATAATGGTCGACGCCCACACGTGGTGGAAGATGGGCGACGCCTCCTACTCGTTCGACGAACTCGTGGGGCTGGTGACCGAGATGGAGGCGTACGACCCCTACTGGCTGGAGGAGCCGGTGCCGCCGGCCGACTACGACGCCTACCGCGAACTCGCCGCCGAGGTGGACGTCACGCTGGCCGGCGGCGAGAGCGAGGAGTCCCCCGAGGGCCTGATCGAACTCGCGGAGACGGGCGCGGTCGGCTTCCTCCAGGGCGACGTCCGCCACCACCGCGGGTTCACCGGGTGCTGGGAGGTGGTCGAACACTGCCGCGGGACGGACGTGACGTTCCTGCCGCACAACTTCGGGACGCACCTCGGCCTGGTGGCGAACGCCCACCTCGCGGCGGCGACGCCGCTCGACGGCTACCTGGAGTACCCCGTCTTCGGCGACGACGCGGCGGGGATGTACCCCTTCCCGCTGGCCGAGGACGTCCTCGTCGACGACCTCGCCGTCGACGACGGCTACCTCGAGCTCCCGGACGGGCCCGGCCTCGGCGTCGAGGTGGACTTCGACGTGATCGAGGAGTACCCGCACGTCGAGGGGCCCTGGACCGAGTTCCTCGACGCCGATCGGTAG
- a CDS encoding mandelate racemase/muconate lactonizing enzyme family protein, which yields MHVTDVRAVPLSDPVPEEKRHRTDLGTKVKTDATLVFVESDDGTVGVGASLGNPPTIASIVEHELAPLLLDEDPLYTERLWEKMYDGSRWKPSLERGYSQPREDRRGVTLEAISGLDIALWDLKGKLLDQPVYKLLGAVRDDVRGYASGGWAPGDEAEAEMRGYVEKGFDAVKMRVVGEDDFAIDRTVRRVEAARRGVGDDVDLMVDAHGCLDVSTAVRLADALEPYDVSWFEEPVSPDDHAGLAEVRRSTTIPIATGEREFTRFDFLSLFEERALDVAQPDVSRAGGFTEIRRIAAMASARGLRVAPHAWGSGVLFAASVHLAMALPNCHVLEVSQGHMPLMNEIFEEEYDVRDGRVHAPGRPGLGFTLREDYRERFEYVEGPEYVF from the coding sequence ATGCACGTCACGGACGTTCGCGCCGTCCCGCTGTCGGACCCGGTGCCGGAGGAGAAGCGCCACCGGACGGACCTGGGAACCAAGGTGAAGACCGACGCCACGCTGGTCTTCGTCGAGAGCGACGACGGCACCGTCGGCGTCGGCGCGTCGCTCGGGAACCCGCCGACGATCGCGAGCATCGTCGAACACGAACTCGCGCCGCTGTTGCTCGACGAGGACCCCCTCTACACGGAGCGGCTCTGGGAGAAGATGTACGACGGGTCGCGGTGGAAGCCGTCGCTGGAGCGGGGCTACTCCCAGCCCCGGGAGGACCGCCGCGGCGTGACGCTGGAGGCCATCTCGGGGCTCGACATCGCGCTGTGGGATCTGAAGGGGAAGCTCCTCGATCAGCCGGTCTACAAACTGCTCGGTGCCGTCAGGGACGACGTTCGGGGATACGCCAGCGGCGGGTGGGCCCCCGGCGACGAGGCCGAAGCGGAGATGCGCGGCTACGTCGAGAAGGGGTTCGACGCCGTGAAGATGCGCGTCGTGGGCGAGGACGACTTCGCCATCGACCGCACGGTGCGTCGCGTGGAGGCGGCGCGGCGCGGCGTCGGCGACGACGTCGACCTGATGGTCGACGCCCACGGCTGTCTGGACGTGTCGACGGCCGTTCGCCTGGCCGATGCGCTCGAACCGTACGACGTCTCGTGGTTCGAGGAACCCGTCTCGCCCGACGACCACGCCGGGCTGGCGGAGGTCCGCCGGTCGACCACCATCCCCATCGCCACGGGCGAACGGGAGTTCACCCGCTTCGACTTCCTGAGCCTCTTCGAGGAGCGCGCCCTCGACGTCGCCCAGCCCGACGTCTCCCGCGCCGGCGGGTTCACCGAGATACGGCGGATCGCGGCGATGGCCTCCGCCCGCGGCCTGCGCGTCGCACCCCACGCGTGGGGAAGCGGCGTCCTCTTCGCGGCCAGCGTCCACCTGGCGATGGCGCTGCCGAACTGCCACGTCCTGGAGGTGAGCCAGGGACACATGCCGCTGATGAACGAGATCTTCGAGGAGGAGTACGACGTCCGCGACGGGCGCGTCCACGCCCCCGGGCGGCCCGGACTCGGGTTCACGCTTCGGGAGGACTACCGCGAGCGGTTCGAGTACGTCGAGGGACCGGAATACGTCTTCTGA
- a CDS encoding aldehyde ferredoxin oxidoreductase family protein: MLHAEGPLLTVDVGEREASTTDIDDELSQFVGGRGIATKLAHDRIPFDADPFGPENRVYFATGPYQVSQMSFTGRMNMTGLSPLTNGLLSTNAGGYMSREFADTGYSVVEITGASDELLAVHVTDEGVEFEAVPRLEGARTSEVTEYMAAEHGLAPENIACIGPAGENLVRFGCVMTYESRAFGRGGLGAVLGSKNVKAVTFEGDSRPDLDLDAETMSEIHRTAATADDMMKRQGTTAGTEFINDNFSLPTRYFSEMSFEHVADIGGDAVESKKYKKGACSVCAFACKLPTKDEASGLVTEGPEFETVMSFGSNCGVGDVVDVMQSNELCDELGLDTISCGDTVAAYLASEDEFGNAELVHETVENIAYREGVGDLLAEGVARAHEELGVENWSVKGMEFAAHDGRVLNGQGLSYAVANRGGDHMYTTTLRLEYDGVIDPEGLEGKAEVVKEREDICAFRDSAIVCAFGDKGDYVDEGVHETLMGCDYEDLKSMGARVVEMERHFNNKRGMDRADDVLPYDLPDFESALDEYYELRGWNLDGTVPDGTVSEYARADD; this comes from the coding sequence ATGCTACACGCCGAAGGACCACTTCTGACCGTCGACGTCGGCGAACGGGAAGCGTCGACCACGGACATCGACGACGAACTCTCGCAGTTCGTCGGCGGCCGGGGGATCGCGACCAAACTCGCACACGACCGCATCCCGTTCGACGCGGACCCGTTCGGCCCGGAGAACCGCGTCTACTTCGCGACGGGACCGTATCAGGTCTCCCAGATGAGCTTCACGGGTCGGATGAACATGACCGGCCTCTCGCCGCTGACGAACGGCCTGCTGTCGACGAACGCCGGCGGCTACATGTCGCGGGAGTTCGCCGACACGGGATACAGCGTCGTCGAGATAACGGGTGCCAGCGACGAGCTGCTCGCGGTACACGTCACCGACGAGGGCGTCGAGTTCGAGGCCGTGCCTCGACTCGAGGGTGCCAGGACGTCCGAGGTGACCGAGTACATGGCCGCCGAGCACGGCCTGGCACCCGAGAACATCGCCTGCATCGGTCCCGCCGGCGAGAACCTCGTCAGGTTCGGCTGCGTGATGACCTACGAGAGCCGCGCGTTCGGCCGGGGCGGCCTCGGGGCGGTGCTCGGCTCGAAGAACGTCAAGGCGGTCACCTTCGAGGGCGACTCCCGCCCCGACCTCGACCTCGACGCGGAGACGATGTCGGAGATCCACCGCACGGCCGCCACCGCGGACGACATGATGAAGCGACAGGGGACGACCGCCGGCACCGAGTTCATCAACGACAACTTCTCGCTGCCGACGCGGTACTTCTCGGAGATGTCCTTCGAGCACGTCGCGGACATCGGCGGGGACGCCGTCGAGTCCAAGAAGTACAAGAAGGGGGCGTGTTCGGTCTGCGCGTTCGCCTGCAAACTCCCGACGAAGGACGAGGCCAGCGGCCTCGTCACCGAGGGACCGGAGTTCGAGACGGTCATGTCGTTCGGGAGCAACTGCGGCGTCGGCGACGTCGTCGACGTGATGCAGTCGAACGAACTCTGCGACGAGCTGGGTCTCGACACCATCTCCTGTGGCGACACGGTCGCGGCCTACCTCGCCTCCGAGGACGAGTTCGGCAACGCCGAACTCGTCCACGAGACGGTCGAGAACATCGCCTACCGCGAGGGCGTCGGCGACCTGCTCGCCGAGGGCGTCGCGCGCGCCCACGAGGAACTCGGCGTCGAGAACTGGTCGGTCAAGGGTATGGAGTTCGCCGCCCACGACGGCCGCGTCCTCAACGGACAGGGGCTGAGCTACGCCGTCGCTAACCGCGGCGGCGATCACATGTACACGACGACGCTCCGCCTCGAGTACGACGGCGTCATCGACCCCGAGGGCCTCGAGGGCAAGGCCGAGGTGGTCAAGGAGCGCGAGGACATCTGCGCCTTCCGTGACAGCGCCATCGTCTGCGCGTTCGGCGACAAAGGTGACTACGTGGACGAGGGGGTCCACGAGACGCTCATGGGCTGTGACTACGAGGACCTGAAGTCGATGGGAGCGCGCGTCGTCGAGATGGAGCGACACTTCAACAACAAGCGCGGGATGGACCGCGCGGACGACGTCCTCCCGTACGACCTCCCCGACTTCGAGTCGGCGCTCGACGAGTACTACGAACTCCGCGGGTGGAACCTCGACGGCACCGTCCCCGACGGCACCGTCTCGGAGTACGCCCGGGCGGACGACTGA
- a CDS encoding ubiquitin-like small modifier protein 1 yields MEVEMTLFGPIREAAGEKTLVRTLPDGATVGDLADDLADDYPALSGWLLNEDGEVDGGVNVTVNGTNVRQLDGAATTLGDGDVLRAAPPVVGGRE; encoded by the coding sequence ATGGAAGTCGAGATGACGCTGTTCGGTCCGATCCGCGAGGCCGCCGGCGAGAAGACGCTCGTCCGGACGCTCCCCGACGGCGCGACGGTGGGCGACCTCGCCGACGATCTCGCGGACGACTACCCGGCGCTTTCGGGGTGGCTGTTGAACGAGGACGGCGAGGTGGACGGCGGCGTCAACGTCACCGTCAACGGGACGAACGTCAGACAGCTCGACGGGGCGGCGACGACGCTGGGGGACGGCGACGTGCTCCGGGCGGCCCCACCGGTCGTCGGCGGGCGCGAGTGA
- a CDS encoding HpcH/HpaI aldolase family protein yields MNPRFHRALTDGERVVGNWISIGHPAVGEISAQLGFDFVVVDTEHTSTSVSELEDVIRAVDAADGDTAPLVRVPNHDPGRVKRVLDAGAAGLMFPMVETAEAAAAVVAAMQYPPDGVRGAAPARASDYGRSFGAYFRDANDALVTIVQIETARGVENAAEIAAVDGVDAIQIGQGDLSASLGAFGDWDDDDFTAAVAAVVDAAHAADVPVGMLALDHDDIDRWLDAGVDFMQVGADMVYLAEGAEAARSHFEEAVGE; encoded by the coding sequence ATGAACCCGCGATTTCACCGCGCACTGACCGACGGCGAGCGCGTCGTCGGCAACTGGATCTCCATCGGTCACCCGGCGGTCGGCGAGATCAGCGCCCAGTTGGGCTTCGACTTCGTGGTCGTCGACACCGAGCACACCTCGACCAGCGTCTCCGAACTCGAGGACGTCATCCGCGCCGTCGACGCCGCCGATGGCGACACCGCTCCGCTCGTGCGCGTGCCGAACCACGACCCCGGACGCGTGAAGCGCGTGCTCGACGCGGGCGCGGCGGGGCTGATGTTCCCGATGGTCGAGACGGCCGAGGCGGCGGCGGCCGTCGTCGCCGCGATGCAGTACCCCCCGGACGGCGTCCGCGGGGCCGCTCCCGCCCGCGCCTCCGACTACGGCCGCTCGTTCGGCGCGTACTTCAGGGACGCGAACGACGCCCTCGTCACGATCGTCCAGATCGAGACCGCCCGCGGCGTCGAGAACGCCGCCGAGATCGCCGCCGTCGACGGCGTCGACGCGATCCAGATCGGCCAGGGCGACCTCTCGGCCTCGCTCGGCGCGTTCGGCGACTGGGACGACGACGACTTCACCGCGGCCGTCGCGGCCGTCGTCGACGCCGCGCACGCGGCCGACGTTCCCGTGGGGATGCTCGCGCTCGATCACGACGACATCGACCGCTGGCTCGACGCCGGCGTCGACTTCATGCAGGTCGGTGCCGACATGGTCTACCTGGCCGAGGGGGCCGAGGCGGCCAGGAGCCACTTCGAGGAGGCCGTCGGGGAATAG
- a CDS encoding MoaD/ThiS family protein, which translates to MQVDVNCYGAIGEAVGGKSHSMTVEEGATVRTVVARLDERAPGLLDRLLHDDPHPLVVMRNGRHVSVVDGSGTRLEDGDTLALSDPPMPEG; encoded by the coding sequence GTGCAGGTAGACGTCAACTGCTACGGCGCGATCGGCGAGGCGGTCGGCGGGAAGTCCCACTCGATGACCGTCGAGGAGGGCGCGACGGTCAGGACGGTCGTCGCGCGACTCGACGAGCGCGCGCCCGGACTGCTCGACAGGCTCCTCCACGACGACCCCCACCCGCTGGTGGTGATGCGGAACGGGCGGCACGTCTCCGTCGTGGACGGTAGCGGGACGCGCCTCGAAGACGGCGACACGCTGGCGCTGTCGGACCCGCCGATGCCGGAGGGCTAG